A region from the Acipenser ruthenus chromosome 13, fAciRut3.2 maternal haplotype, whole genome shotgun sequence genome encodes:
- the LOC117417686 gene encoding alpha-1A adrenergic receptor-like, which produces MCFRVYLAARRETKSLYSGIKRERLSSTEEEVTLRIHRKISTGESSLSKHVQPSKSNSLISSFSFRIHKFSKEKKAAKTLGIVVGVFVLCWLPFFVALPLGSFFPQVQTS; this is translated from the exons ATGTGTTTCCGAGTCTACCTGGCAGCCAGGAGAGAGACCAAGAGTCTGTATTCTGGGATTAAGAGAGAACGACTGAGCTCCACAGAGGAAGAAGTCACTCTGAGGATCCACAGGAAGATCTCAACAGGGGAGAGCTCCTTAAGCAAACACGTGCAGCCTTCTAAGAGCAATAGTCTGATAAGCTCGTTTTCTTTTAGGATTCACAAGTTCTCCAAGGAAAAGAAAGCAGCAAAAACACTGGGAATAGTTGTGGGAGTCTTCGTTCTCTGCTGGCTGCCTTTTTTTGTTGCACTCCCCTTAG GTTCATTTTTCCCCCAAGTACAAACCTCCTGA
- the LOC117418272 gene encoding NAD-dependent protein deacetylase sirtuin-1-like isoform X2: protein MADGTKIILNSSAGGLEAEEPLSKRLKLGEVLKSGDMAFSEEQEMGKIGDGTPQNEDILLNGFDSYDCDEDDTSSHASSSDWTPQPQIGSYSFIQQHIMRETDPRTILKDLLPGTVLPPDLDDMTLWQIVINISEPPKRKKRKDINTMEDVVRLLQECKKIMVLTGAGVSVSCGIPDFRSRDGIYARLAIDFPDLPDPQAMFDIEYFRKDPRPFFKFAKEIYPGQFQPSPCHRFIAMLDKQAKLLQNYTQNIDTLEQVAGVQRIIQCHGSFATASCLTCKYKVDSEAVREDIFNQVVPRCPKCPPDLPLAIMKPDIVFFGENLPEQFHRGMKHDKDEVDLLIVIGSSLKVRPVALIPNSIPHEVPQILINREQLHHLNFDVELLGDCDVIINELCHRLGGDYEQLCYNPLRLSEITEKPPRAIKESKLQFTDLPPTPLELTEDFSSLEQTSEHTQTSKQASEETAGAQQSNHLGSASELPQASSIENPPQNRTEIVEGNAKTAIGDLQTSKNEECPEPYENKSDLEILRRCWLSRFAKEPISKRLDNSQYLFQAPNHYIFHGAEVYSNSEDESSSSCVSHSDNESCCSPGEEGEDDSEGEEFYGRVEEEDLDNEDCFRDGREELEAETNDFIDMLRNQKDNKPEDIKNVTQM from the exons ATGGCGGACGGAACGAAAATCATCCTCAACTCCAGCGCTGGCGGCTTGGAAGCCGAGGAACCGCTGTCTAAAAGACTGAAGCTGGGGGAGGTGTTAAAGAGCGGGGACATGGCGTTCTCCGAAGAGCAAGAGATGGGAAAAATCGGCG ATGGAACACCCCAGAATGAAGATATCCTCCTGAATGGATTCGATTCATATGACTGTGATGAGGATGATACATCTTCACATGCAAGTTCAAGTGACTGGACTCCGCAACCTCAGATAG GTTCGTATAGTTTTATTCAGCAGCATATTATGAGGGAGACAGACCCGCGGACCATCTTGAAAGACCTTCTCCCAGGAACTGTGCTTCCACCTGACCTGGATGATATGACTCTCTGGCAGATTGTGATTAATATATCGGAACCTCCAAAAAGAAAGAAACGGAAAGACATCAATACAATGGAAGATGTTGTCAGGCTGCTGCAAGAATGTAAAAAAATTATGGTGTTGACAGGAGCTGGG GTTTCTGTGTCCTGTGGAATACCTGACTTTAGATCCCGTGATGGTATTTATGCACGTCTTGCAATAGATTTCCCTGACCTTCCAGATCCACAAGCAATGTTTGATATTGAATACTTTAGAAAAGACCCTCggccattttttaaatttgcaaag GAAATCTATCCAGGACAGTTCCAACCATCTCCATGTCACAGGTTCATTGCAATGTTGGATAAACAGGCAAAGCTGCTTCAGAATTATACTCAGAACATTGACACACTGGAACAGGTGGCTGGAGTGCAGAGGATCATTCAGTGCCATG GTTCTTTTGCAACAGCATCATGCCTAACCTGCAAATATAAGGTTGACAGTGAAGCTGTTAGAGAAGATATATTTAATCAG GTTGTGCCTCGATGCCCCAAATGTCCACCTGATCTGCCTCTCGCCATCATGAAACCAGATATTGTTTTCTTTGGAGAGAATTTACCAGAACAGTTTCACAGGGGCATGAAGCATGACAAAGATGAGGTTGACCTCCTGATTGTCATAGGGTCTTCACTGAAAGTACGACCTGTGGCTCTTATTCCAA actccATTCCCCATGAAGTACCTCAGATTCTAATCAATAGAGAACAGTTACACCACCTTAACTTCGATGTAGAATTGCTTGGAGATTGTGATGTTATTATCAATGAACTATGCCATAGGTTGGGTGGAGATTATGAACAACTATGCTACAACCCTTTAAGACTTTCTGAGATCACAGAAAAGCCCCCTCGTGCAATCAAAGAGTCCAAACTACAGTTCACTGACCTACCACCTACCCCCCTCGAACTTACAGAAGACTTCAGTTCCTTGGAACAAACTAGTGAGCACACTCAAACCTCCAAGCAAGCTTCAGAAGAAACAGCAGGAGCTCAGCAATCAAACCATTTAGGGTCTGCCTCTGAGCTCCCACAAGCTAGCTCAATAGAAAACCCTCCACAGAACAGGACTGAAATTGTTGAAGGAAATGCAAAAACTGCTATTGGGGATTTGCAAACATCAAAGAATGAAGAGTGTCCAGAGCCATATGAAAATAAATCTGATCTTGAAATTCTCAGAAGATGCTGGTTGAGTAGATTTGCAAAAGAACCAATCAGCAAGCGCCTTGACA ATTCTCAATACCTGTTTCAAGCACCAAATCACTACATTTTCCATGGAGCTGAGGTATACTCCAATTCAGAGGATGAGTCCTCGAGTTCCTGTGTAAGTCACAGTGACAACGAGTCATGCTGCAGCCctggagaggagggagaggacgATAGCGAAGGAGAGGAGTTCTATGGCCGAGTCGAAGAGGAGGATTTGGACAATGAAGACTGCTTCAGAGATGGCAGAGAAGAATTAGAAGCAGAAACAAATGACTTTATAGATATGCTGAGGAATCAAAAAGACAATAAACCTGAAGATATTAAAAATGTGacacaaatgtaa
- the LOC117418272 gene encoding NAD-dependent protein deacetylase sirtuin-1-like isoform X1 yields MADGTKIILNSSAGGLEAEEPLSKRLKLGEVLKSGDMAFSEEQEMGKIGGESGAAAEKQRPGEGVQGQASAVSGGDNGLQDSELREGLVVVEEEEERKRKDLNGVSDTEQSDGTPQNEDILLNGFDSYDCDEDDTSSHASSSDWTPQPQIGSYSFIQQHIMRETDPRTILKDLLPGTVLPPDLDDMTLWQIVINISEPPKRKKRKDINTMEDVVRLLQECKKIMVLTGAGVSVSCGIPDFRSRDGIYARLAIDFPDLPDPQAMFDIEYFRKDPRPFFKFAKEIYPGQFQPSPCHRFIAMLDKQAKLLQNYTQNIDTLEQVAGVQRIIQCHGSFATASCLTCKYKVDSEAVREDIFNQVVPRCPKCPPDLPLAIMKPDIVFFGENLPEQFHRGMKHDKDEVDLLIVIGSSLKVRPVALIPNSIPHEVPQILINREQLHHLNFDVELLGDCDVIINELCHRLGGDYEQLCYNPLRLSEITEKPPRAIKESKLQFTDLPPTPLELTEDFSSLEQTSEHTQTSKQASEETAGAQQSNHLGSASELPQASSIENPPQNRTEIVEGNAKTAIGDLQTSKNEECPEPYENKSDLEILRRCWLSRFAKEPISKRLDNSQYLFQAPNHYIFHGAEVYSNSEDESSSSCVSHSDNESCCSPGEEGEDDSEGEEFYGRVEEEDLDNEDCFRDGREELEAETNDFIDMLRNQKDNKPEDIKNVTQM; encoded by the exons ATGGCGGACGGAACGAAAATCATCCTCAACTCCAGCGCTGGCGGCTTGGAAGCCGAGGAACCGCTGTCTAAAAGACTGAAGCTGGGGGAGGTGTTAAAGAGCGGGGACATGGCGTTCTCCGAAGAGCAAGAGATGGGAAAAATCGGCGGTGAGTCCGGGGCGGCGGCGGAGAAGCAGCGGCCGGGAGAGGGGGTGCAGGGACAGGCCTCAGCAGTATCAGGCGGAGACAATGGGTTGCAGGACTCTGAACTACGGGAGgggctggtggtggtggaggaggaggaggagaggaagaggaaggaTCTGAACGGGGTTTCTGACACAGAGCAGTCAG ATGGAACACCCCAGAATGAAGATATCCTCCTGAATGGATTCGATTCATATGACTGTGATGAGGATGATACATCTTCACATGCAAGTTCAAGTGACTGGACTCCGCAACCTCAGATAG GTTCGTATAGTTTTATTCAGCAGCATATTATGAGGGAGACAGACCCGCGGACCATCTTGAAAGACCTTCTCCCAGGAACTGTGCTTCCACCTGACCTGGATGATATGACTCTCTGGCAGATTGTGATTAATATATCGGAACCTCCAAAAAGAAAGAAACGGAAAGACATCAATACAATGGAAGATGTTGTCAGGCTGCTGCAAGAATGTAAAAAAATTATGGTGTTGACAGGAGCTGGG GTTTCTGTGTCCTGTGGAATACCTGACTTTAGATCCCGTGATGGTATTTATGCACGTCTTGCAATAGATTTCCCTGACCTTCCAGATCCACAAGCAATGTTTGATATTGAATACTTTAGAAAAGACCCTCggccattttttaaatttgcaaag GAAATCTATCCAGGACAGTTCCAACCATCTCCATGTCACAGGTTCATTGCAATGTTGGATAAACAGGCAAAGCTGCTTCAGAATTATACTCAGAACATTGACACACTGGAACAGGTGGCTGGAGTGCAGAGGATCATTCAGTGCCATG GTTCTTTTGCAACAGCATCATGCCTAACCTGCAAATATAAGGTTGACAGTGAAGCTGTTAGAGAAGATATATTTAATCAG GTTGTGCCTCGATGCCCCAAATGTCCACCTGATCTGCCTCTCGCCATCATGAAACCAGATATTGTTTTCTTTGGAGAGAATTTACCAGAACAGTTTCACAGGGGCATGAAGCATGACAAAGATGAGGTTGACCTCCTGATTGTCATAGGGTCTTCACTGAAAGTACGACCTGTGGCTCTTATTCCAA actccATTCCCCATGAAGTACCTCAGATTCTAATCAATAGAGAACAGTTACACCACCTTAACTTCGATGTAGAATTGCTTGGAGATTGTGATGTTATTATCAATGAACTATGCCATAGGTTGGGTGGAGATTATGAACAACTATGCTACAACCCTTTAAGACTTTCTGAGATCACAGAAAAGCCCCCTCGTGCAATCAAAGAGTCCAAACTACAGTTCACTGACCTACCACCTACCCCCCTCGAACTTACAGAAGACTTCAGTTCCTTGGAACAAACTAGTGAGCACACTCAAACCTCCAAGCAAGCTTCAGAAGAAACAGCAGGAGCTCAGCAATCAAACCATTTAGGGTCTGCCTCTGAGCTCCCACAAGCTAGCTCAATAGAAAACCCTCCACAGAACAGGACTGAAATTGTTGAAGGAAATGCAAAAACTGCTATTGGGGATTTGCAAACATCAAAGAATGAAGAGTGTCCAGAGCCATATGAAAATAAATCTGATCTTGAAATTCTCAGAAGATGCTGGTTGAGTAGATTTGCAAAAGAACCAATCAGCAAGCGCCTTGACA ATTCTCAATACCTGTTTCAAGCACCAAATCACTACATTTTCCATGGAGCTGAGGTATACTCCAATTCAGAGGATGAGTCCTCGAGTTCCTGTGTAAGTCACAGTGACAACGAGTCATGCTGCAGCCctggagaggagggagaggacgATAGCGAAGGAGAGGAGTTCTATGGCCGAGTCGAAGAGGAGGATTTGGACAATGAAGACTGCTTCAGAGATGGCAGAGAAGAATTAGAAGCAGAAACAAATGACTTTATAGATATGCTGAGGAATCAAAAAGACAATAAACCTGAAGATATTAAAAATGTGacacaaatgtaa
- the LOC117418083 gene encoding dnaJ homolog subfamily C member 12-like, which translates to MDAILNCRPEDLEDYYALLGCDELSSSEQILTEFKARALDCHPDKNPDNPKAVEEFQKLQQAKEILKNEDSRARYDYWRRNRISIPFRDWEALSDAVKASMHWAVRSKNEPMLEAPGIKDSLSPGKPPDRHGEQDCSGLTSKMEQVGLSGGKTTEKTPEDEEPQSPKTPPSPNENYWHLRFRWSADTPSELLRKFRNYEI; encoded by the exons atggaCGCGATTTTAAACTGCAGACCAGAAGATCTAGAAGATTATTATGCTTTGCTGGGATGCGATGAACTGTCATCG tcTGAACAGATCCTCACAGAGTTCAAAGCCAGAGCTCTTGACTGCCACCCTGACAAAAATCCTGATAACCCAAAAGCAG TGGAAGAGTTTCAAAAGCTGCAGCAGGCAAAAGAGATCCTGAAGAATGAAGACAGTCGTGCCCGCTATGACTACTGGAGACGAAACAGAATCTCCATCCCCTTCCGTGACTGGGAGGCTCTGAGTGACGCAGTCAAGGCA TCTATGCACTGGGCAGTGAGGAGTAAGAATGAGCCCATGCTGGAGGCTCCAGGAATCAAAGACAGCCTGAGCCCTGGGAAGCCACCTGACCGGCATGGAGAGCAGGACTGCAGCGGCTTGACCAGCAAAATGGAGCAGGTGGGGCTGTCTGGGGGCAAGACCACTGAGAAGACACCGGAGGATGAAGAACCACAATCTCCAAAAACTCCACCTTCTCCCA ATGAGAACTACTGGCACTTGCGTTTCCGTTGGTCAGCTGACACACCGTCTGAACTTCTGAGGAAATTCAGAAACTACGAAATCTAA